In Deltaproteobacteria bacterium HGW-Deltaproteobacteria-6, a genomic segment contains:
- a CDS encoding ferritin, with product MIGEKVRQAMNDQIKHELVSYYVYLSMVAYFHSQNLDGMAHWMRCQAHEEMIHAMKFFDHILDRGGQVTLLDIKQIKTSWKNPLEAWQNAYEHEKFITGKIINLTKISREENDYTSEPLLSWFLNEQIEEEKNTDKVCRDLIRVEDSKEGILMVDRELAARVFPAGSPLNPAAYNVVA from the coding sequence ATGATTGGAGAAAAAGTCAGGCAGGCCATGAATGATCAGATCAAGCATGAATTGGTGTCCTACTATGTTTATTTATCAATGGTTGCTTATTTTCATTCCCAGAATCTGGACGGCATGGCGCACTGGATGCGTTGTCAGGCGCATGAAGAAATGATCCATGCCATGAAATTTTTTGATCACATTCTTGACCGGGGCGGGCAGGTGACCCTGCTGGATATCAAGCAGATCAAAACATCATGGAAGAATCCACTGGAAGCCTGGCAGAACGCCTATGAACATGAGAAATTTATTACGGGGAAGATCATCAATCTGACCAAAATATCCCGTGAGGAAAATGATTATACTTCGGAGCCCCTGCTCTCCTGGTTTTTAAACGAACAGATTGAAGAAGAAAAAAACACGGATAAAGTTTGTCGGGATCTGATCAGAGTGGAAGACTCCAAGGAAGGCATCCTGATGGTGGATCGGGAACTCGCGGCACGCGTCTTTCCGGCGGGATCGCCGCTTAATCCTGCGGCTTACAATGTTGTTGCGTGA